The DNA sequence GACCGATAACACCGATATGATTGCCTTTTGTGACTTCCATCGTAATAGGGGCAATGACTGGTTCTGTATAACCGATTTCTAAATTGCGGATATGGTAAACGTCATTGCCTGTATTGCGGTCGAAATCAAATTGGATGTTAGCACTGCGTGCATCGAGCATAGGTTTATCGATACGTTCGATTTTTTCTAATACTTTTCTGCGGCTTTTAGCCATACCGCTCGTTGAAGCACGCGTGATATTTTTTTCGACAATTGTTTCCAAGCGCTTGATTTCGGCTTGTTGACGTTCATATTCTTGCATACGTTTTTGATAGTACTGATCACGCTGTGTGATGAATTTACTGTAATTGCCTACATAGTGTTGAACAGCACCTAAAGCCACGTCATAAATCTGATTGACAGTTTTGTCTAAGAAGAAGCGGTCGTGACTGATAATCACAATAGCGCCTTTAAAGAAGTTCAAATAATCTTCAAGCCATTGTGTGGTTTCCATATCTAAATGGTTGGTAGGTTCGTCAAGCAGTAATAAGTCCGGTTCGCTGAGCAGCATTTGTGCAAGTGAAAGACGTGTTTTCTGTCCGCCGCTGAAGTCGTTTACAGGACGGTGAAAGTCTTCTTCATTAAAATTCAGACCATGCAGAACCGTTTTGATTTTACTTTCAAATTGATAACCCTCTAAGCGTTCAAATTGGTTGGATAACGATTCGTATTTGGCCATATGTTCTTTAAATGTGTCGGTTTCATATTCGTCCGCATGTTCAGCAAGCCATGTTGTTTCTGCTTGCATCGCTTTTTCCATTTGTTTCAAATGAGCGAAAGGTTTAGACATTTCTTCCCAAACTGAGTGGTGGGTATCGAGTGTCATTTGTTGTGTTAAATAACCGACTTTCAAATTTTTGATTTTTGATACATTGCCGCTGTCGTAGCCGTCGACACCTGCAATGATTTTCATTAATGTAGATTTGCCGGCACCGTTTCTGCCGACAATTCCGATTTTTTCATGACTCTTTACTTCAAAGTGGACATCGCTAAAGATTTCTTCACCATCGAAGGATTTTGAGACATTGTTAAGTTGCAGTAATATCATTCTTTTGTTTACGAGATGAATCTAATTAATATCTCGTAGTCCTCCTTCCTAAAAAGCGTCGCTTAGTTACTATTATAAGCGCTATAGGCATTATTTCCCAACATATCATGTCAGACATTGTTTTTGGACGTTTTGCATCGATTCGGTGTGGTTTTAAAGTAAATTTAGCAAGTAATTTTGATTTGTTTCGAAAATATGTATTCAAAACAATAATATAATCGTATAATAGTTACTATATTGCTGTAATTTGTATAGGCAAGTGTCATTAATTCTGAATACGGTAGGGAGATTTCACGAAACTGTTGATATTACAGTTATTCCTTTTTTTGATACCATGGGGTATACTTAGTTAATAAAAAACGTTTGCAGAATTTTTGTCAGATGCAATATAACAAAATAAAAACTATAAGAACACTATAATCTGCTTGATCTGCGTAAATGTTTCAACATTTGCGCAACTCCATCACTGTGCTATCAAAAATTGTACTATAAGAAGCAGTATTATTATGGTTAAATTGAAAAGTTCTAGGATAGTAGTTTGAAAGATTTGGAGGAAAACAGATTGGCAAATCAAAATAATAAAATTCCTCGCGCGACTTTGAAGCGATTACCATTATATTACCGATTCGTGAACACACTGCATATTAAGGGCATAGACCGCGTGAATTCTAAAACAATCAGCGAAGCATTAGACATTGATTCAGCTACAATCAGACGTGATTTTTCCTATTTCGGAGAACTTGGAAAAAAAGGCTATGGTTATAATGTTGAAAGCTTAATGGAATTCTTTAAAGGTGAAATCAGCGAAAGTGATGTTATAAGTATCGGCTTAGTCGGCGTGGGTAACTTAGGTAAAGCTTTGCTTTCTTATAACTTCTCAATCCATGATGATATGGTAATTACCGAAGCATTTGATATTAATCCCGATGTAATCGGCAAACAATTCGGTAAAGTAACAGTCAAAGATATGAAGGATATTAAAGGTATCTTAGATAAAGGGAATTTGGATGTAGTGATTTTAACAACTCCGGGAGAAGCCGCTCAAACTGCAGCGGATGAGCTTGTTAAAAGTAATGTGAAAGGTATTTTGAACTTTACACCTTCACGCATTGATGTTCCTGATGATGTGTCTGTTCATCATATTGATTTAGGGATTGAATTACAGTCATTGTTATTCTTTATGAATAATCTTAATCGTAAATAAAGAAAAGGAGTTTGCATGAATTATTAAATTCATCGCAAACTCCTTTTTATATTAGGCTTTTTGAACTGTGATAGTCCAAGAAGCATCGCCAAGTTGTTCGTAATTAGTTACGGGATAAGCTTTTTCAGCTGCCCAGTTTGGAATGGCTTCTGTTGCTTGAGTGCAGTCAAAGTCGATTTTTAATTCGTCTCCGACATTCAGTTCTTCCATTTTCTTTTGTGCTTCAATTAAAGGGAAAGGGCAAACCATTCCTACAGTACCTAATTCGTATACCATAATTGTATCCTCCTTGATTTATAATGCATTCGTGTGAATAGCTTATGATTGAGCAGCAGGTTGTGCTGATGATTGTGCAGAGGCTTTACGCGCCGCTTTCATCGGTTTGATGAAAATGAAGTAACTCATTAACCATGTACCTAAAATCATTGATGCTAATGCAATCCAACCTTGCCATGAAAGTGCTGCGGTTGCAACTAATCCGTTTCCGATTGAGCAGCCGCCGGCTACAGATGCACCGAAGCCCATAGCTGCACCGCCGATAACACTGTTGCGCAATGTCTTTTTATCCGGTAAACGCCAAGCAAATTCTCTTGAACCTTTTGCCGCAATATATGATCCGATAAAGATACCAAGTACTAAGAAAACGCCCCAGTCTAAGAATGATGTCTTACCAGATAAAATAAATTGTACCAAGTTAGATGAAGGTGTTGTGATACCGAGTCCGCCTTCACGTCCAGTAGAATAGCTCATAGGCCAAGCGATTAATGCAATCAGGCCTACAACAATCGCCGCAACGAAAGGATGGAATTTCTTTTCAAAGAAGAAGTGGCGTACACCTGTGAATTTTTGTTTTAATTTCGGTACTGCAATTTTAGGTTTAGGCTTGCGTAGTGTTTTCGTTACTAAATAACCTGTAATTGCGACAAGTGCAATCACCCAAATCCATGATGGAATACCTGTGCTTGTTGCCATATCTGCGTTAACATTCGTTTTAGAATTTAAACCTTCCATTACGGGTTTTAGTAAACCGACTTTAGTAATTGCTGAGAAAATCGCATAAGAAATTAATGCTAACCAGCTGCCGATTAAACCTTCGCCTGCACGGTAGTAAGTGCCTGTTGCACAACCTCCGGCAAGTACGATCCCAATACCGAAAATAAATGAACCTACAATTGTTCCGATAATAGGGAATGTGCCGTTTTCTAAAGGTTTGCCGATTATGGATGTAAATGCTAAAAGACCGATTGCTTGTACTGAAATCGCAATAAGCAAAGCATAAAACATTTTATTGTTCTTTTGAATATACATATCTCTGAATCCGCCAGCTAAGCAAAAGCGTGTACGTTGCATGACAAAACCGAGTAAAATACCCACGATTAAGCCGCTGATAATCATCCAAATCATGAATCTCCCTCTTTTCCGATAATGTTAATAAGTTTTATCCTAATACAGAATAGTATTAATTGCAAGGTGTAAATTTTCCGTAATGCTTTTTAATTTGATTTCGAACTGAAAACTGTTGTTATGTTCAATGGAATGAGATAGGTGAGGGGCTGAAAATATGCTAAAATAAAGGAAATGACGATTAACGATGTTTTAGGAGGATATGGTAGATGCAAGATTTTACAAATGAAGAAGAATTTCAACGAATTGAACAGCTCCCTGCTGAAAGAATTACTGAACTCAAAGAAAAGTTCGCACAATCACCTTATAAACAAACCTTTCATTTACAACCTCCATTTGGTTCAGCAGGCAAGCCTAATGGTCTAATCTATGACGGTAGCCAATATAACATGAGTCACGAATGGTATCCGTTTGCGATAAATAATGGTTTAAGTTACAGCTATGCTTACTTAAGTGCAGCGTTGAATCACTTTGAATCAGAACATATATTGCTGAAACCTGATAGCGCTTATGATAATGAAGGAATTAAAGGCGGCAGTGCGCTTAAATTGAATGAGCAGGTGCATTGGATTTATTCCGGCCAAAGTTCTGATGCTGCGAGAGAAGGGCAATATACACAATTGCTCGCACGAAAAAATCAAGAACAAGAGATTGTAAAGCAGACAACACCGATTGAACTAGAAGTTCCAAAAGGCTATCAAGATAGTCTGCATGATCCGAAGGTATTTGAAAAAGAAGGACATCGCTATGTATTTATCGGTGCACAGACTGATAAGCAGCAAGGAAGACTGTTAGCTTATGACGCAAATCAAATCGATAAGTGGCAATTACTTGCACCAATCTATACGAATTTATCCAATTTCGGCAAGTATTGGCATACACCCGATTATTTTGCGATAAATGGATATGATGTGCTGATGTTTACTGCTGAATCCGAAGGTCATGCTTTAAGAGCAGGTTATTTAATGGGACACTTTGATTTTAATCATTTAAAAATGAACCATGGCGACTTTAAATTATGGGATGACGGGTTTGGATTTGTATATCCTCAAACTTGTGTCGGCCAGCATGGTGAACGTATCCTTATCGGATTGCTTCAAACAGAAGGAGAGTATGAAAATATTTCAGAAATCGATCAAGTCCCATGTCTTGCTATGCCGCGACAATTGAATGTAATGAAAGGCAAAATGTATCAACAGCCGCATCCTAGCTTAAAAGCATTGAGATTCAATAAAGAATCAGCATTAGGTTATGCGAATAAATTTGCGAAACAGCTGCATCCTTACGAAGGTACAAACTTTGAATTGCATGTAGATATTTTAGAAAACGATGCGACTGAAATTTATTTTGAAGTGAAGGTTTCAAAATTCAATTCCACAAAGATTATTTATAATACGCATTCAAGATTAGTAACTTTAGATTGCAGCGAAAGCGGGGAAGTTCCGTTAAATGATGCTGAAACAAAATGTTCAGTGCAACTCAGCCAAGATTTAGAACACTTGCAGATTTTTGTAGATCAATCGAGCATTGAAGTCTTTTGCAACCATGGAGAACGTGTGATGTCATCACGTATCTTCCCGCCTGAAAATAGTACAGGTATCAGAGTAGGGACTGAATCAGGTCAAGCTTACTTGCAATTTACAAAATATGATTTGCATTCAGTATATGAAGCAAATGACAGTGAAGTTTAGAATAGAACTTTGAAGCGGGGAACATAATAAATAGTAATAACTAAAAAAGGGGCTGAAATCCATTGCGGTTTCAGCCCTTAACGTTATATTTTTTTAAGATTTCTTACAGATATATAGCAATGTTCGCCATTTTTAAAGTAGACTTCTCGATCTTTAGAAATGACTTCTTCAATGTTATTGCGATTGAGTACAAAACTGTTGTGGCAACGGAAGAACCGTTCATCTAATTGACTTAAGTCTTTCAGACTGCCGTAAAACTCAATTTGACGATTGTCTAAATGGGCAATCAGACGGTGTGATTTTGATGAGGATTCAAAGAACATCACATCATCATAATTCACATACACAGAATTGCTGCCGCGTTTAAGTTCAATAGTTTCGACACTCGATTCTTTTGAAAGCAGCTGCAAGCGTGTTAAAGCAGTTTCGATACAATCGATAATACGTGTTTTCATTTCTGAAGGGTCATCTTTAAATATGAAATCCATTGCTGCTACCTTATATACAAATGTGAGATAAGTTAATTCACTATGACTGGTAATGAATATGATACTGCCGACAGAATCATAGTTTCTCAGTTCGCTGCCCAATTTAATGCCGTTAATATCTGCATCTAATTGAATATCTAAGAAATAGCAGCAAATCTCATTAGTAGATTTCGCAAATTCTAATACTTCATAAGGATCTGCTGTAGAAAGTGCGATTTCTAAAGGTTTCTCTTCAATCATAATGTAATTTTCAATAATTTCTTCGATATGTGCACGTTGTTGCGCATCATCTTCACAGATTATAATTTTCACTTCTATTTCACATCCTCGCGACCTGTATTCATGATTTCAAGCTTTTGAATAAAGTAATGATTTTCAATCACTGTATCCAATAAAATATTGTCGGCATTATCCGCAATTTCTCGTAACGTTGATAACCCTAAACCTCTGTTCGAACCTTTTGTTGAAAAGTTCTCTTTAAAGAGTTCATGTACTTTAGGAATATCTTTTGCGCATTTATTCATTACAATAATCGTAACCGCTTCTTCATTTTTCATAAATCCTATTTGAATTAAAGGATCTTTAATTTCAGTAGAAGCCTCAATCGCATTATCTAAAATAATGCCCATGATTCTAGACAAATCAATCATATTCAATGATATTTTCGTAATTTCATCTGGTACTTCTACACTGACTCTAATATTATTTTCTTGTGCTTGAATAATCTTAGTCGTCAATAATCCTTTCAGCTCTCTGATCTGCAATCTTTCCAGACCATTGATTTTAAACGAATTCGTTTGAATATTATCCTTCAAAGGTACAATATTTTTATCAAAATATTCCTTCAAACCAGGCATATCATCATCTCTGATATATTCAGACATAGATAATAATATATTCACGTAATCATGTCTGAACTTACGCATATCGTTATTAATCTTTTCGATACGCAACGTATATTTATAGTAATTCTCTATTTCTTGTACTTGACGTTTATACTTCATTTCTCGTAATACAGTGAAGCTGATGACAATCACAAGAATGACGATAGCTAATATAAAAGCCGTATACACAAAGATGACAATTTTAAATGTACTTGTATTATCAATGCTATATGGCATAAACAAGAATAATAGAATAAATGACGCTGCTAAGAAAACAGTAACAAGTAATAAATACATCTTGTTAGTGGATAAGTACGAATGTTTTAGTTTTTTAATTAAGACTCTTACTAAAATAGAAAGCAAGATAGCCACAACTGTGAATAAAAAGATATAAATAATGTTAGTGACTAACTTATTATATTTATTAAGGAATAAAAATGAAGACATGGCAGAAAGGTTAGCTAAATAGAGAATCAGCACACTTCCTACCATTGTCAACAATGAATATAATTTTACTTTTCGATATAAATAAAGTGTTGTGAAGAGAATGACTACAAATAAGGCATATCTTCCAATTATCAAATAAAATAAACTACCACAAATATTGATAGCTAAAATTGTTAAAATTTCTTTTACGGTGTATTTAAGATTTAAGATTATTTTTGCAATCAGAAACAATAATAAACCTTGATAAACTGCTATCATGATACCATTTAATACTTCCATGTCTTTACACACTTCCTGGCATTATGTTCTATAGGTCCAATTACTCTTCTTCAAATAATTCTTGTGGAACTTCAGGTTCATCAAAATAACCTGCACATGGATACCACTTAGCCAAGTTTCCAATTTTTTCAAAGATAAAAGCAAATAATTTAAAAATAGTGTTTAAAATGTCCATTACAATACATCCTTTCTGTTTTTAGGGAAGAATATAGGCAATTGTGAACCACCTTGTAAAATGAGTCCTAACAAAATAAGTTGCTGATAGGGACTCGGTACAAAGAATGACATTGCGAACATTAACGTTGCAAGAGTGATTGCCATAATTTTCTTTTTCTTTATAAGTCGCGTGGGAATTGGTTGCTTAACTGTGGCAGCGGGTGCATATATAAATAGTGCAATTAATGCCATGACTGCCAAAATAATGATAATGCTGCTGGGAATGTTAAAGGTTACTAATCCTAACGGCAACATTACAAATAAAACAATACTTTCTATATAGCATGCAAAAGTTGATTTAGCATGCGCCCCGTGTGCGTAGTGTCGAATAATAAAATAGCTAAGATGAACAGTTAGTGTGTATAAGAAAACATGGAATAGAAGAGCAAGTCCATAAACGACAATAGTTTTGAACAGGTTATTGAAAAAGACTTCTAGACCGAGCTTTATTTTTAAATAAGCGATACGATCAAGATTATTTCTCTTTTGCAGCGCTTGCGCCCAACGATCAATTTGTCTATTAAAAGCCTTTTGCATAGCCCCACTCTCCTTATTTTCATTATACTACCAAAACGTATAATATAATGATTCATTGCCCAACTGTTCATTTTTCATTCCAAACTGTAGAAAATCTTCTAATATGGTCATTTTAACATATTTTTATAGACAGTTATGATTGAAAAAACATAAGTTAGGGATTATTCAACAATTTTTTTGGAATCGATGTTTTAATAAGGATGTATCACAGAGATGTGATAGGAAGTTGCGATAGCAAATTGCTTAGAAACAAATCGTTGTCTAAGGAATGTTGACTATCAGACTTTTACTTAAGATTGCAAAGTAATCAGTTTACGGCATCGTTAATATTCTTCGTAGAAATAACATGCTTTAAACTAACTGATCATCCAACATGAAAATGAAAGGGGGCAATCAACATGGCAGGCGATATCGTAGGTACTATCGGTGAATTCGTAAAATTAATCATCGAAACAGTTAAAAAATTCACTCAAAAATAATCCCTTATTTTTGTTGTCCTTTGAGTATAAGCACTAAATTGTTTAATCCTTTAGCAAGCATTAATGTTTGTCCTTGCATTAATGCTTGCTTCTCTCAAAATTTGTACATCGAAAATGAAGCGTTCGATGGGCGAATAATTGTAGTTAAAAAATTATCGTGAGTAGCATTTAATTTATCAAATATCGGTAAATTCACTAAAATTTTTTCATAATTAATAACATCCCCAAAAATAGATAGAAAAAATAACTGTAAACATTCCCTTAATAATAAGTTAAAACCCATGAGTTACTCCCAAACTCATGGGTTAATTTTTTTTGTCTTAATATAAGGATATTAATCATGTTGATATAAATGCGGACGACGATTATCAAAAACAGGAATATTTTTACGCTGTTGTTTGACTTCATCTAAATTAAGCTCAACAGTTAAGATTTCTTCTTGTGTTCCAGCTTCTGCTAATATTTCTCCATTAGGATTAATGACAATAGAATGACCCGCATATTCAGTACTGCCGTCTTTTTCATAGCCGCATGTGTTGCATGCTACGACAAAGATATCATTTTCGATAGCACGGCTTTGAAGCAATGTACGCCAGTGATTCAATCTTGCCATCGGCCATTCTGCGACATAGAAAAGAATATCTGCACCTTCAACAGCTGGGTGGCGTGCAATTTCAGGGAAACGCAAGTCATAGCAAATAATCTGAGATGCTTTTACTTGATCGCTTAGAGAGAAAAGATAAGGTACTTTTTCTCCGCCTGTTAAATACAGGTGCTCATCCAGCATAGGAACGAGATGGATTTTATCATATTGGTAAATCAATTCGCCTTCAGCATTAACAGTGAAAGCTGTGTTATACGTGTTGCCTTCTTTTTTATTTGAAACAGAACCTGCCACAATTGTGACTTGGTATTTTTTACATAACTGTTGAATGAAAGTAAGACTCTGCTTCAATTCATCATCTGCAAGCTGTGATAATTGTTCTAATGCGTAACTGTTGTTCCACATTTCTGGTAAGACAGCGACATCTGTATCATTTTCAAGATGCTCTGAGAATAGTGCTTCTATTTTATTTTGGTTTGCTTTTGCATTACCGTGTACTAAATTAAATTGAAATAATTGGACTTTCATAGTTCTTCCACTCCATTCTTCATAGTATTACTGTACTAGACTCTAAACAGGATTTCCAATTTTTATAATAATCTGATTATTTCGATGTGTTACAAGGATTGTTACAAAGTGTTAAATATATTAATACTTCTTTTCATTCGCACATACATATAGAATTTAAAGAAAACTTCTTATATACTTAAGTTGATTGCTATACTTCT is a window from the Staphylococcus sp. IVB6181 genome containing:
- the agrD gene encoding cyclic lactone autoinducer peptide AgrD produces the protein MDILNTIFKLFAFIFEKIGNLAKWYPCAGYFDEPEVPQELFEEE
- the agrA gene encoding quorum-sensing response regulator AgrA; its protein translation is MKIIICEDDAQQRAHIEEIIENYIMIEEKPLEIALSTADPYEVLEFAKSTNEICCYFLDIQLDADINGIKLGSELRNYDSVGSIIFITSHSELTYLTFVYKVAAMDFIFKDDPSEMKTRIIDCIETALTRLQLLSKESSVETIELKRGSNSVYVNYDDVMFFESSSKSHRLIAHLDNRQIEFYGSLKDLSQLDERFFRCHNSFVLNRNNIEEVISKDREVYFKNGEHCYISVRNLKKI
- a CDS encoding redox-sensing transcriptional repressor Rex, with the protein product MANQNNKIPRATLKRLPLYYRFVNTLHIKGIDRVNSKTISEALDIDSATIRRDFSYFGELGKKGYGYNVESLMEFFKGEISESDVISIGLVGVGNLGKALLSYNFSIHDDMVITEAFDINPDVIGKQFGKVTVKDMKDIKGILDKGNLDVVILTTPGEAAQTAADELVKSNVKGILNFTPSRIDVPDDVSVHHIDLGIELQSLLFFMNNLNRK
- a CDS encoding ABC-F family ATP-binding cassette domain-containing protein encodes the protein MILLQLNNVSKSFDGEEIFSDVHFEVKSHEKIGIVGRNGAGKSTLMKIIAGVDGYDSGNVSKIKNLKVGYLTQQMTLDTHHSVWEEMSKPFAHLKQMEKAMQAETTWLAEHADEYETDTFKEHMAKYESLSNQFERLEGYQFESKIKTVLHGLNFNEEDFHRPVNDFSGGQKTRLSLAQMLLSEPDLLLLDEPTNHLDMETTQWLEDYLNFFKGAIVIISHDRFFLDKTVNQIYDVALGAVQHYVGNYSKFITQRDQYYQKRMQEYERQQAEIKRLETIVEKNITRASTSGMAKSRRKVLEKIERIDKPMLDARSANIQFDFDRNTGNDVYHIRNLEIGYTEPVIAPITMEVTKGNHIGVIGPNGIGKSTFIKTVADRLPKLGGEITHGANLRVGYYDQKQAEFKSNKTILDYVWDQYPTMPEKDVRAVLGRFLFVQEDVKKIINDLSGGEKARLQLALLMLERNNVLILDEPTNHLDIDSKEMLEQALQNFEGTLIFVSHDRYFINQLANKIFDMQPDGGTVYAGDYQYYLDKTEEQAAILAKQEAEQAVETAKDETNHSYEDQKAQRRELRQLERQIESCESEIESFEKQIEAIDTALTQPEVFNDPEKAAQLAEEKDTIEQQLEQVMLKWEELQEKMI
- a CDS encoding GH32 C-terminal domain-containing protein, with the protein product MQDFTNEEEFQRIEQLPAERITELKEKFAQSPYKQTFHLQPPFGSAGKPNGLIYDGSQYNMSHEWYPFAINNGLSYSYAYLSAALNHFESEHILLKPDSAYDNEGIKGGSALKLNEQVHWIYSGQSSDAAREGQYTQLLARKNQEQEIVKQTTPIELEVPKGYQDSLHDPKVFEKEGHRYVFIGAQTDKQQGRLLAYDANQIDKWQLLAPIYTNLSNFGKYWHTPDYFAINGYDVLMFTAESEGHALRAGYLMGHFDFNHLKMNHGDFKLWDDGFGFVYPQTCVGQHGERILIGLLQTEGEYENISEIDQVPCLAMPRQLNVMKGKMYQQPHPSLKALRFNKESALGYANKFAKQLHPYEGTNFELHVDILENDATEIYFEVKVSKFNSTKIIYNTHSRLVTLDCSESGEVPLNDAETKCSVQLSQDLEHLQIFVDQSSIEVFCNHGERVMSSRIFPPENSTGIRVGTESGQAYLQFTKYDLHSVYEANDSEV
- the agrC gene encoding quorum-sensing sensor histidine kinase AgrC, whose amino-acid sequence is MEVLNGIMIAVYQGLLLFLIAKIILNLKYTVKEILTILAINICGSLFYLIIGRYALFVVILFTTLYLYRKVKLYSLLTMVGSVLILYLANLSAMSSFLFLNKYNKLVTNIIYIFLFTVVAILLSILVRVLIKKLKHSYLSTNKMYLLLVTVFLAASFILLFLFMPYSIDNTSTFKIVIFVYTAFILAIVILVIVISFTVLREMKYKRQVQEIENYYKYTLRIEKINNDMRKFRHDYVNILLSMSEYIRDDDMPGLKEYFDKNIVPLKDNIQTNSFKINGLERLQIRELKGLLTTKIIQAQENNIRVSVEVPDEITKISLNMIDLSRIMGIILDNAIEASTEIKDPLIQIGFMKNEEAVTIIVMNKCAKDIPKVHELFKENFSTKGSNRGLGLSTLREIADNADNILLDTVIENHYFIQKLEIMNTGREDVK
- a CDS encoding YeeE/YedE family protein, translating into MIWMIISGLIVGILLGFVMQRTRFCLAGGFRDMYIQKNNKMFYALLIAISVQAIGLLAFTSIIGKPLENGTFPIIGTIVGSFIFGIGIVLAGGCATGTYYRAGEGLIGSWLALISYAIFSAITKVGLLKPVMEGLNSKTNVNADMATSTGIPSWIWVIALVAITGYLVTKTLRKPKPKIAVPKLKQKFTGVRHFFFEKKFHPFVAAIVVGLIALIAWPMSYSTGREGGLGITTPSSNLVQFILSGKTSFLDWGVFLVLGIFIGSYIAAKGSREFAWRLPDKKTLRNSVIGGAAMGFGASVAGGCSIGNGLVATAALSWQGWIALASMILGTWLMSYFIFIKPMKAARKASAQSSAQPAAQS
- a CDS encoding accessory gene regulator AgrB, which translates into the protein MQKAFNRQIDRWAQALQKRNNLDRIAYLKIKLGLEVFFNNLFKTIVVYGLALLFHVFLYTLTVHLSYFIIRHYAHGAHAKSTFACYIESIVLFVMLPLGLVTFNIPSSIIIILAVMALIALFIYAPAATVKQPIPTRLIKKKKIMAITLATLMFAMSFFVPSPYQQLILLGLILQGGSQLPIFFPKNRKDVL
- a CDS encoding sulfurtransferase TusA family protein; the protein is MVYELGTVGMVCPFPLIEAQKKMEELNVGDELKIDFDCTQATEAIPNWAAEKAYPVTNYEQLGDASWTITVQKA
- a CDS encoding delta-lysin family phenol-soluble modulin (Members of this family are produced with retention of the N-formyl-methionine at the N-terminus.), with translation MAGDIVGTIGEFVKLIIETVKKFTQK
- a CDS encoding carbon-nitrogen family hydrolase, with the translated sequence MKVQLFQFNLVHGNAKANQNKIEALFSEHLENDTDVAVLPEMWNNSYALEQLSQLADDELKQSLTFIQQLCKKYQVTIVAGSVSNKKEGNTYNTAFTVNAEGELIYQYDKIHLVPMLDEHLYLTGGEKVPYLFSLSDQVKASQIICYDLRFPEIARHPAVEGADILFYVAEWPMARLNHWRTLLQSRAIENDIFVVACNTCGYEKDGSTEYAGHSIVINPNGEILAEAGTQEEILTVELNLDEVKQQRKNIPVFDNRRPHLYQHD